In one Moritella sp. 5 genomic region, the following are encoded:
- a CDS encoding LPP20 family lipoprotein encodes MKIATLKVTVAAGIMALLSACSSQTSIDSDLGVSGAPDWVNIGTQAVENDSGRLLHGVGMSNGIADESLQKSVADSRARAEIARILATSVDAMQADYTAAANGEVSANVEREIKAKTKLALNGVKIIGRWKNPDNGDIYAFAELDLSDLEAAIKRAAALESKQ; translated from the coding sequence ATGAAAATAGCAACATTGAAAGTTACGGTCGCAGCCGGAATAATGGCTTTATTATCAGCATGTTCTAGTCAAACCAGCATTGACAGCGACTTAGGCGTTAGTGGTGCACCTGATTGGGTTAATATTGGTACACAAGCAGTTGAAAATGATTCAGGCCGTCTATTACACGGTGTAGGGATGTCAAATGGCATTGCTGACGAATCTTTACAAAAATCTGTTGCAGATAGTCGTGCACGTGCCGAAATAGCGCGTATCCTAGCGACATCTGTTGATGCGATGCAGGCTGATTATACAGCCGCTGCCAATGGTGAAGTAAGCGCTAATGTTGAGCGCGAAATTAAAGCGAAAACGAAATTAGCACTGAATGGCGTGAAAATTATTGGCCGTTGGAAGAACCCAGACAATGGCGATATTTATGCTTTTGCAGAATTAGACCTGTCTGATCTTGAAGCGGCAATTAAGCGTGCAGCAGCATTAGAATCAAAGCAGTAA
- a CDS encoding penicillin-binding protein activator LpoB — translation MNKLFKLVLGSILVSSLLAGCSTSVERIDAGQTVDLSGAWNDTDSQMVAQEMISDALARPWYSNFAAKTGKAPAVIVGSVRNLSHEHINTKTFVNEMERELINSGRVEFVASSDERSEIREERIDQDLNSSESTRKAAGQEKGADFILKGQINTILDTASSEQVRYYQVDLSLISLADNRKVWVGQKKLKKLVSNGKLRY, via the coding sequence ATGAATAAGTTATTCAAATTAGTATTAGGCTCGATCTTAGTATCGTCATTATTAGCCGGCTGTAGTACCTCTGTAGAGCGTATTGATGCGGGTCAAACGGTAGATTTAAGTGGTGCTTGGAATGATACTGACTCACAAATGGTAGCGCAGGAAATGATCAGCGATGCGCTAGCGCGTCCTTGGTATAGCAACTTCGCGGCAAAAACAGGTAAAGCACCTGCTGTGATCGTGGGTTCTGTGCGTAATTTAAGCCATGAACACATTAATACCAAAACATTTGTTAATGAAATGGAACGTGAATTAATTAACAGTGGTCGTGTTGAGTTTGTTGCATCAAGTGACGAACGTAGCGAGATCCGTGAAGAGCGTATTGACCAAGATTTAAATTCTTCTGAATCAACACGTAAAGCTGCAGGCCAAGAGAAAGGTGCAGACTTTATCCTTAAAGGTCAGATCAACACAATTCTTGATACTGCATCTAGCGAGCAAGTACGTTATTACCAAGTTGATTTAAGCCTAATCAGCCTAGCGGATAACCGCAAAGTATGGGTTGGTCAGAAGAAACTGAAGAAACTCGTGTCTAACGGTAAACTACGTTATTAA